The Muricauda sp. SCSIO 65647 genome includes a region encoding these proteins:
- the radA gene encoding DNA repair protein RadA yields the protein MAKTKTAFFCQNCGAQYAKWVGQCTACKQWNTVVEEVVQKEEKQTWRSSDSPIKKAPRPIRIDEIGNDREIRLDTLDQEFNRVLGGGLVPGSLTLLGGEPGIGKSTLLLQIALKLPFKTLYVSGEESQGQIKMRANRMNAENPNCYILTETKTQHIFQQLGTIEPDLVIIDSIQTLHSDYIDSAAGSISQIRECTAELIKFAKESNTPVILVGHITKDGIIAGPKILEHMVDTVLQFEGDRNYVYRIIRSLKNRFGSTAELGIYEMLGNGLREVNNPSEVLISKNEEELSGTAIAATIEGMRPLLIEIQALVSTAVYGTPQRSATGFNAKRLNMLLAVLEKRAGFKLAAKDVFLNITGGISIDDPATDLAVIAAILSSNADIPIEKGICFAAEVGLAGEIRPVQRIDQRIMEAEKLGFSTIFVSKSNKIGLKNLKVEVRLVSKIEEVVGYLFG from the coding sequence ATGGCCAAGACCAAAACTGCTTTCTTCTGTCAGAACTGTGGCGCACAATATGCCAAATGGGTAGGCCAATGCACGGCCTGCAAGCAATGGAATACCGTGGTGGAAGAGGTCGTTCAAAAAGAGGAAAAACAGACATGGCGGTCAAGTGATTCCCCAATCAAAAAAGCACCCCGGCCCATACGAATTGATGAGATCGGTAACGACCGCGAAATAAGGTTGGATACTTTGGACCAAGAGTTCAATCGGGTGCTGGGGGGCGGACTCGTACCGGGGTCGTTGACCCTGTTGGGGGGTGAGCCGGGCATTGGCAAGAGCACCTTGTTGCTACAGATTGCCCTTAAACTTCCGTTCAAAACGCTATATGTCTCAGGTGAGGAAAGCCAAGGTCAAATCAAGATGCGGGCCAATAGAATGAATGCTGAAAACCCGAACTGTTATATTTTGACCGAGACAAAAACGCAGCACATTTTTCAACAGTTGGGCACTATAGAACCCGATTTGGTCATCATCGACTCCATTCAGACATTACATTCTGATTATATCGATTCAGCGGCCGGAAGCATTTCGCAAATCCGTGAGTGTACGGCAGAGCTTATAAAGTTTGCCAAAGAAAGTAACACCCCGGTTATCTTGGTGGGGCACATTACCAAAGATGGCATAATCGCCGGCCCCAAGATATTGGAGCATATGGTCGACACCGTCTTACAGTTCGAAGGTGACCGCAATTATGTGTACCGCATCATTCGGTCGCTTAAAAACCGTTTTGGTTCGACAGCTGAACTGGGCATTTACGAGATGCTGGGCAATGGGCTTAGAGAAGTGAACAACCCCTCAGAAGTGTTGATCTCGAAAAACGAAGAAGAGCTGAGTGGCACAGCTATTGCGGCAACCATTGAGGGTATGCGCCCATTGCTCATCGAGATACAGGCCTTGGTAAGCACTGCCGTATATGGTACGCCCCAACGTTCGGCCACGGGCTTTAATGCCAAACGGTTGAACATGCTTCTGGCCGTGCTTGAGAAAAGGGCAGGTTTTAAACTGGCGGCCAAAGATGTTTTCTTGAATATCACGGGGGGCATTTCAATCGATGACCCCGCAACCGATCTGGCTGTGATCGCCGCCATACTCTCGAGCAATGCCGACATCCCCATTGAAAAAGGAATATGCTTTGCCGCTGAGGTGGGGCTGGCGGGTGAGATACGGCCCGTGCAACGTATCGATCAACGCATTATGGAAGCTGAGAAACTGGGCTTTTCGACCATTTTTGTGTCTAAAAGCAACAAGATCGGTCTAAAAAACCTGAAAGTGGAAGTGCGGTTGGTCTCAAAAATCGAAGAAGTGGTCGGATACCTGTTCGGGTG